The Athene noctua chromosome 16, bAthNoc1.hap1.1, whole genome shotgun sequence genomic interval CATTTGAAAAACAACTTCAGCTTTATTTAATTCCTGTCACCAAAGTACGGGGGAATCGTCGCGTGCAAAtgtacatttaaaatgtaattttaaaagcttctgcATTGTTGACTTCTCTCTGTGGATAAAGGTTTGATCTCTCAAATGCTGTGCATGCTTCATAAAATTTAAGTATTAACAATCAACAGGGCTGCTGAATGGATGATTTCGTTACAATGAGGtgttaaaaaaattctaatcCAGTTCCTGCCTTTATAATCAATGAACCAGTGATCCATGTTCACTagaaagtggttttgttttttttttttctctgggtaAATGAAGTTAGAAAGTAtcaaatgaagttaaaaaaataacttgggagagcatttgctgctgcttctaAGTTTCTGAAAATGCTTGTTTTGCAACAGTCTGCACATCTTATCACTGTTTCACAAAGATGCTGCTCCTGCTGTGAGCTGGCATTGAACACTTGACTGCACTGTGCTTCGCATTGGGCGGATCCTTTTATTCATGAGCAGTCTTGTTCATTTTGGTGGTTCTGCCTTGACAGAATGCTTTTAAGTGCTTTCATGGTTTGGGACAAGATGGTTCAGCACTCTGCAAGGTTAAACCTGTCTGTGTTGCTGGTGAAGTGTAACAAAATCTCTTACTGAGGTAatctactgtaaaaaaaaaatatatatatatatatatatataattcagttaaaaagcattttaaatcaaATCATCCTTGCAACTTTTATTTCCATGAAGTTCAGAGGAGGAAGTGAAGCTGGGTTTTGTGATTTCTGTCCAAATGCTACATTTGGAATAAATCTAACTACACCTGTGTAATGAAGAGAACATCTAATTGCCAGAACAATTGACATCTAATTGCCAGGTGAACATGGTACCACAGGTTTTTCTCTAGAAATTTGAATTATGAGTAAGATCAAGTGAATTCAGCTGTAACTAGGTAAATCTGTCACTTGGCAACTAATAGGGATCATGTGAGTCACTGCTGTGGGTATTCTCATTTCATATGTGTTTCTTTATTAGTGAAGTTTGGTTTCTGAATTTTTACAGCTAAATGCCTTTTATTTGTAGGAGCAAAGATCAAATTCGTCACCGCTGTCTCAGAGGAGTTTTCAGGTAGGCTTGACATAAAGTTTGGTTACTAGGAGAGATAAGTAATAATGAAGATGATGATTGGAATGGAAGTCCAATAAAATAAATACCTAATGTGACCATTTGGCTCTATTATCCACTCTCTAGATCAGCATGATGCTAAGTCAGCAAGGCTGCGTTTGAGTATAAAGTGAAGGTGAAGAAAACTATTTCAATAATGTCTACAGCGAACGAGAATACTGAATTTAAGGGATATTTCTGCATCTTAAATTTTGCAATTTTAAGGTCTGATCTCTGTCCTGACCAGGATACCCTGGTGGCCCTAGTGACTCGGACAGACAGGGCTTAGTTTGTCTTGTTTTAAAGCCTTTGAGTTAAAGAAGAAAATGGCACTTTATTATTCAATATTTCCAGCTAGTTCTGACCATTTCTGCAGGAAAACCCAACTGGGATAAAAGATATGCATAAAACATTAAGATCCTGATTAATAAgactagaaagaaaaagaaatggtttgGTTACAGGAGATGCTGTGAACCTCTCTTAGTCCGAAGTTGTCTTCAGGAATGCAGAGAAACAACTGCAGTAACAAACTGGCTGGTTTTGGGAGTGCAAAGTGGAGGGCACAGGAGACCAACAGGCAGGAGAACATGTGTGAGAGATGCTAAATTCAgtcagtatatatatttttttaaatttttttttttttccagaagacaaCCTTGTTCTGGATCTCTAATCTGTCTCTTTTCTCTAGTTCTCAGGCAGGCGCAACTGGAATGCAGCAAAGGACTTGCAGAGATACAGACATGGTTACCCGGTATGGACTAAATGATGATGCACATACTCTTGTGGCTCTTCCTCATCGTGTGCTAAATTTAAGAACACTTTCTAGATGTGAAAGCACCCTTTTGTCTTTACATTGACAGGCTCAGAACCTTTAAAGGATTCATTTGTGAGGAGGAAGGGATGATGTGCGTGTGGGTGCATCAGAAACAAGCTGTTACTTCCCAAAACACATTTCAAGGATTTAGCTTGAAATGTTTAGGAAACATGAGAGATAGCAAGGAGAAGTGTTAAAGTGAATATTGCCTTTTAAAAGATTGCTGCTTGTTGATTTCTTGTTCTCATCTCCAGGGTTTGATAGAATCAGaaaatgaggaggaagaagagatgtgGAATTTAAGCTTTTATAAAAATGAGATTCGCTTTTTGCCTCAGGGTAAGTAGCTTGTGTAATGACTGTTTGATGCAACTCTGCTGCAGCTGGTTGAATTGGTGAAGGAGTAGCTTGATCTGTGTAGGACAattattaaaaaccaaaccaaatgaaacaaagcataccaccaaaacaacaaaagaacccaaaccaaagcaaaaaaaaaaaaaaccaccaaacaagaatttccattttgaaaatgtcCTTGTTCCTGCTGTATGTTCCTCGTTTTTCTCTTTGGCTGTCAAAAGTTAAGGAGTTTTTTTTCTGGCTTACCAGGATGATTGTCTTGTTAGAGAAGCTAATGCCTCATGTGAACACCTGGCTCTGGGTAACGAGCCACCTTGGGTGACTGGCtaacttttaattttcatttggtgtcatttcttCTTGTCTAACTTTCTCCTTTTCAGGTTTGCACATTGAAAATCTGCTTGAATCTTGGTGGGACAACTATGAAATTCTGGAAGAAAACCATTCTTACATACAGTGGTAAACTGTTTGCATGAATATAGTCCCTCGCTTTAGTTGTGCCTCTCTTTCATAGTCAGTTGTGTCTGTGTTCCTGAAATCAGCTTCCCAAAAGGCCTGGAATTACGCTGGAGTGAAATCTGTGTCTACTTTATTTTTATTGagttattttcttctggaaacaaTGCAGTGGAAATCATGAAGACAGGGGTttccagcacagctgtggcaATCTATCTGCCATGCTTGATCTTACAGGATACTGCAGAACGAGGTGTTAGGGCAGCAAGAGAGATTATGAAAGCAAAGTATAGTGTTATCTTTGGTGTAGATGATGCTTTTATGGGAGGGACTTATTTGTCATACAGTAAACTACTTCTGTGTCCATAAGGATGTGAAGTCTCCAAGAGATGCCTGTGATATCATGATTTTTGGAGTCTTTTTGTAGTTTTATCAAAATGGGTACCCTGGGTGGGATGTCATCTTTCCTTATTTAGGCTGAAAatttctttccctgcaggctaTTCCCTTTACGTGAACATGGGATGAACTGGCGTGCCAAACCACTCACATGTCAAGAAATCCAGGTATTTAAAgctttttggggtggttttttttgagaTCTGAAGGATGCTAGGATTGTTCCCTAACTCTTTATATTTGAagtctaggggttttttttttacattgcttcCTTGGGGCCCTAATGTGAATGGAGTGCTCTCCAGCACTGTTAAGCATTTGTCTGTCTTGTGTCTGCCAGTAGGTATATCAGCAAATGAAATGTTTAGTGATATAATCAAGTGTTGTTTAAAATTCAGGTGCCACTTAAACTGATGCAAGTAATTAGGGAATCACACCTTGTACTCATTGGTCTGTCTTGTTTTCAGGCCTTTAAGAAGTCCAAGGAAGTTATGCGGAGGTTTATACGTGCTTATCAGCTGATGCTGAGATTTTATGGAATCATTCTGATCAACGAGGCAACTGGAGAACTTAAGAGAGCAGAAAATTGGGTTGAACGATTTAAAAACTTGAATCGGTGAGTCTCTATACTGCTGGGCATTTACTAGAGCCAGGCACttctttgagaagaaaaaaataaaagccaaagtcAAGAAAATCCTCAGCCCTTGAGGAACGTCGGCTTTTGTTCATAAAACAAGTTAGCTAGCTAAAGGAGTTTTAACTTGGCTCAGCCTCTTGATTGTAGGTCATCACACTGTGATTTTAATTCAAGTGACAAGTATAAGAAGTAAACCAGCTGAGACTGGTTTTCTTTTGTATCTGATGCAACTGTTAACAGCAGGCATTCTTCATGTTGGTTTCCTGAAGTATGAAATACAGACTTGGAGGTATTAATATTTGCTCTACCAGCTTGTGTTTCAAACCATGTTTTAGGCAGGAACCACTGAAACGTTTTCACAGGTAGCCGAATTGTCTTTGTAGTATTCTGTTAAACTACAAAACAGTGTTCCCGTATGCTTCCCTAGTTGTTTATAAAAGTGTCTTAACGTGTAAAATCCTTTGAATCCTTGGTTGAAAAGTTCTCTGCAAATTGATGGTAATGTTTTTATGTTATTGCAGGTCTTACCAGAGATAGTAATGATGCTTCATATTCTAGTACCCTTAATGATACTAACAAGGGCTCTGAAAGGGCTGGGCAtactcacaaaagaaaaagcaacttgAAGACTGTCaagtatgaaaaaaaaccaaaccaacaaaacaacaaaaaacttaaCAATTTTGCCTATGTGTTTCGTTCAGGTTCAGCCACAACAATTTGCGGATTACTCGCATCCTGAAGTGCCTGGGGGAGATGGGTTATGAAGACTATCAAGTGCACTTGGTAAAGTTTTTCCTAACAGAAACTCTTGTTAAGGAGACATTACCAAACGTCAGGAGAAGTGCCTTGGATTACTTCCTGTTCACCATCAGAAGCAAACGGAAGAGAAGAGAACTAGTCCACTACGCTTGGCAACACTTCAAACCTCGAGGCAGCTTCGTGTGGGGGCCACATGATAAACTCTTGAAGTACAGGCCCCGCTCTGCCAAGTCACAGCTGCACCAAAAGGCTGAAGATAAACAGGAAACTCTGGGTAAAAACTGTGGTGATTCTGTGGAAGAGGATCAGAACCAGTCTCTAGAGGAAGAACAGAAAGCTGGAGATGCTGCAGACTTTCAGCCTAAAGTGGACAATGAAGATCTAAAAGAGAAGATCAGCGAACGTGTCGATGAAGATCTAAAAGAGAAGATCAGCGAACGTGTCGATGAAGACCTAAAAGAGAAGATCAGTGAATGTGTTTTGAAGAGAGGAGATGGTGAAGAGGAGAAAGAGGCTTCATTTTCccagcaggaggagaaggatTTAAACAGCGAGGCTGAAGAAGTGCAGGGTACAGCAGAGAATGATTGCACAAAGGAGAGcaagaagagaaaactggatgcaaaTATGACAGACACTAAAAAGAGTGGACCGTTGAAAAGCCCTACTGATATTGAAAACATTTCCCGTAATCTGGGAGAATGTGCAATTGATGCAGAAATCCCCTCCTCAGCTCCACTCTCGCAAGCAGAAGAGGACCAGGAAACACTGAAAGAAGACAGTGCAAGCACCAAAGACTCAACAGTGCCGGAGACAGCTGATGCAGCTGTAAAACGGAGGAAAGTTGATAAAAAACCATTAAAAAGGATCAACTTAGCCATAAACCTGAACATGGGGCCTGCTGCCTCTAGTGCCAAGTTAAATCCATCTGTTGCAAACACTgaggctgaaaaagaaaatgtcagtgaGGAAAATGCAACTGTGGAAGTGACAAGTGAGAAGGGTGATGGTGAtacaaatggtggggctgtgagaCCCCCAGTTGGTTCCAGGCTCCCCAAGACTGGCTGGACTTCTCCAGTAGGTGATGGCTTAGAGTTAAGTGGAGATCAAGTCACAGCAAAGAGTGAACAGCACTACTGCAACAGCACGCTCTTGGGAGGCAAAACAGAGGTAGATGGGGTAGAACAGcataaaaaggcagaaaatgcaaGTGAAAAAGGGCAAGCAGAAGTCACGGGCAAGAAACAAGTTGCAGAGAGTCTTGAGCAGAACATGGCATCCACTTGTCCTGAAGAAGACAGTGCTGAGGGTGGAACACAGAAGTCTGAGAGCTCTGAGCATGCAGCAGAA includes:
- the OGFR gene encoding opioid growth factor receptor isoform X2; the encoded protein is MAAWLSFRVEEDEAEDEACFWGYDSTWEEEDDEEEDGGDEGEPEGAEAAAEEEPEDAGEQPTPSWMRVCRQAQSGCYTLWLKLLMFLFNTEEQRSNSSPLSQRSFQFSGRRNWNAAKDLQRYRHGYPGLIESENEEEEEMWNLSFYKNEIRFLPQGLHIENLLESWWDNYEILEENHSYIQWLFPLREHGMNWRAKPLTCQEIQAFKKSKEVMRRFIRAYQLMLRFYGIILINEATGELKRAENWVERFKNLNRFSHNNLRITRILKCLGEMGYEDYQVHLVKFFLTETLVKETLPNVRRSALDYFLFTIRSKRKRRELVHYAWQHFKPRGSFVWGPHDKLLKYRPRSAKSQLHQKAEDKQETLGKNCGDSVEEDQNQSLEEEQKAGDAADFQPKISERVDEDLKEKISECVLKRGDGEEEKEASFSQQEEKDLNSEAEEVQGTAENDCTKESKKRKLDANMTDTKKSGPLKSPTDIENISRNLGECAIDAEIPSSAPLSQAEEDQETLKEDSASTKDSTVPETADAAVKRRKVDKKPLKRINLAINLNMGPAASSAKLNPSVANTEAEKENVSEENATVEVTSEKGDGDTNGGAVRPPVGSRLPKTGWTSPVGDGLELSGDQVTAKSEQHYCNSTLLGGKTEVDGVEQHKKAENASEKGQAEVTGKKQVAESLEQNMASTCPEEDSAEGGTQKSESSEHAAEPGEEQVAAE
- the OGFR gene encoding opioid growth factor receptor isoform X1, encoding MAAWLSFRVEEDEAEDEACFWGYDSTWEEEDDEEEDGGDEGEPEGAEAAAEEEPEDAGEQPTPSWMRVCRQAQEQRSNSSPLSQRSFQFSGRRNWNAAKDLQRYRHGYPGLIESENEEEEEMWNLSFYKNEIRFLPQGLHIENLLESWWDNYEILEENHSYIQWLFPLREHGMNWRAKPLTCQEIQAFKKSKEVMRRFIRAYQLMLRFYGIILINEATGELKRAENWVERFKNLNRFSHNNLRITRILKCLGEMGYEDYQVHLVKFFLTETLVKETLPNVRRSALDYFLFTIRSKRKRRELVHYAWQHFKPRGSFVWGPHDKLLKYRPRSAKSQLHQKAEDKQETLGKNCGDSVEEDQNQSLEEEQKAGDAADFQPKVDNEDLKEKISERVDEDLKEKISERVDEDLKEKISECVLKRGDGEEEKEASFSQQEEKDLNSEAEEVQGTAENDCTKESKKRKLDANMTDTKKSGPLKSPTDIENISRNLGECAIDAEIPSSAPLSQAEEDQETLKEDSASTKDSTVPETADAAVKRRKVDKKPLKRINLAINLNMGPAASSAKLNPSVANTEAEKENVSEENATVEVTSEKGDGDTNGGAVRPPVGSRLPKTGWTSPVGDGLELSGDQVTAKSEQHYCNSTLLGGKTEVDGVEQHKKAENASEKGQAEVTGKKQVAESLEQNMASTCPEEDSAEGGTQKSESSEHAAEPGEEQVAAE